The Humulus lupulus chromosome 4, drHumLupu1.1, whole genome shotgun sequence genome has a window encoding:
- the LOC133828948 gene encoding transcription factor MYB35-like: MVRPSSCDKPNLKRGLWSEEEDARMLEYVSKHGKAKWISVPKGAGLRRCGKSCRLRWNNHLRPDLNHESFTPKEEELIVKLHAAIGSRWSMIAQQLPGRTDNDVKNYWNTKLRKKLSEMGIDPVTHKPFSQIIADYGNVGGLPKNGMRIGSLNKDLKNAILMKMEPKGSLPNTTNTRHFMPILPTQATTIMTNIAPKTEPTLDIFLSNDKNILSNDKSSLDLLSQLQSIKLVTEVPNYKPNCESSLPSFYPEATFSPSSSSSSSSSSSSSSTQEMSPLAFNWNDFLLEDAFLPNEAQEHETSMAELISSSQNLSQNQSEGSNDMDNSSFVEALLARENEMLLDEFPEFLAESFTS; this comes from the exons ATGGTGAGGCCTTCTTCTTGTGACAAGCCCAACTTGAAAAGGGGTCTTTggtctgaagaggaagatgcaagaATGCTTGAATATGTATCTAAACATGGGAAAGCCAAATGGATCTCTGTGCCAAAAGGAGCAG GACTGAGAAGATGTGGGAAGAGTTGTAGACTTAGATGGAATAATCATCTGAGGCCTGATCTCAACCATGAGAGCTTCACACCTAAAGAAGAAGAACTCATTGTGAAGCTTCATGCCGCCATTGGAAGCAG ATGGTCTATGATAGCTCAACAACTTCCAGGAAGAACAGACAATGATGTGAAGAACTACTGGAACACTAAGCTGAGAAAGAAGCTCTCTGAAATGGGGATTGACCCAGTGACTCACAAGCCCTTCTCTCAAATCATAGCTGACTATGGAAACGTGGGTGGCCTTCCAAAGAACGGCATGAGAATCGGTTCCCTCAACAAAGACCTAAAGAATGCAATCCTTATGAAGATGGAGCCAAAAGGGTCACTGCCAAATACCACCAACACCAGACATTTCATGCCAATATTGCCAACTCAAGCAACAACAATAATGACTAATATTGCACCGAAAACAGAACCAACCCTAGACATCTTTCTATCAAACGACAAAAATATTCTGTCAAACGACAAGTCGTCACTCGATCTTCTTTCCCAGCTTCAATCAATAAAGTTGGTCACAGAAGTTCCAAACTACAAACCCAATTGTGAATCTTCATTGCCTAGTTTCTACCCAGAGGCTACATTTTCaccctcatcttcatcttcttcttcttcttcatcttcatcatctagcACCCAAGAGATGTCACCTCTAGCCTTCAATTGGAATGACTTTCTTCTTGAAGATGCATTTTTGCCAAATGAAGCTCAAGAACACGAGACATCAATGGCTGAGTTGATTTCTTCTTCACAGAATCTAAGCCAAAATCAGAGTGAAGGATCTAATGATATGGATAATAGTTCATTTGTGGAAGCCTTGTTAGCTCGAGAGAATGAGATGTTGCTTGATGAGTTTCCTGAATTTTTAGCTGAATCGTTTACTAGCTAG